The DNA window AGGCCGGTATCGATCACACTAGTTGATCcgagtttaaaatatattcggGCTAATGCTAGAAGTAGTTAAATTGCATGTCACCAGACTACCAAGTAAACTGTCTGGAGCAAAGCTTAATTAAGCTCAAACTTTCTATATAAGCGTGACTCTATTTTAAGAGAGACTCGAACTGTGAGAAATGTTGTAACACATTCCCAAATTTCATCTACCACTTGACTACTATCATACGGGTATTGGAGTTGtgctttatgtttttcattacgTCAAAGGGCCATGTGTCACTAGTTCAGCTAGATGCAACGTCCTTCATCTCTTTCACGGTTTTACAAATGATTTCATAGGTTATCCAAATATAGTAGATTCATagcataattttttattttgataaccGTGGACATCCAGCGATTTGAAATCAATTGACTAATTCCGCCAAGTCTGCAGCAACCTTATAttcttattatttaaaatagttcaAGTGGCTAACGGAAATCGAACTATGAGTTCACCGTATTGAGATTGCTttcaaacataaattattttagcacttgaaattttaaattgtgaatttttttctgttttaaagcACAAAACACTGACTACTACCTACTCGCTATGGTGATCTTCGAACTTGGATCGTATCTGGACATTTAAAACAGTTTCAGACGGGTACTAATTTCAGGCAAGATTAAAAATTGCATCCATAAGTTTTTGTTTGAACAAATTAGCCCCAGtatattgataatttaattGTCAAAAATGCAAGATGATTAAAAAAATGCAAGATGATTAAGGAATCGTTAAAAGAATGTTCCGTAATTTATAGGGTTGACGTTACCAAACATATAATACATTTGAATAAATGTGCATATAGTGAATTTTAAAATGACACTATGACTAGCAACTATTTTATAAAGGGTGAGTAGAATTTTCATTGGACtaagaaattttaattatctaatatatattgcTTGTTCTAAGATTCTGTATGTGATGCATCGAACATATACTTGTTCTTAGGACTTgttaattaatctaaataaatgatttaagaCGGCACATAAACCACTTGCATTATTCACTATCCGATATTCCCAGTCTCCGATAAGAAAATTTATAAGGAATAAAAAAGAGAAAGTGTAAAGATTAACGAGTATTTGCACAAAATAACAACGAAATCCATCGTATTTAAATAAATGTCAACCGTAGAATTTTTCTACCAAATAAGCTGGATCGAAACGATGTTCAACATTATGGGACACGTAGTTAGTTAGAAAGAGGAAGCAAAAGGTCACATGGAGTAGGCTGATATAGTTTGCGCAATGAGTACCGAGATTTGCTTTCATCACGTGGCTGGCAATCAGAGAGATATGCTCTCGACAGGGCAACGTACTGGACAATAGGGTCAAGCACAATGTTGTCTCTTCTGTGGGAAACCTAATGAAACAAGGGACCATTTGTTTTTCGAGTGCCCATACACTTTGTATCCCATGCACTTTCACGCTGTGGCTCAAGGTGGCTGGGAATTTGTTTGACGTGACCCAGATCCTGATTGGGATACCACCATCACACGGCTCTTGACAGGCCGCTATGATCGACATAGCTACATTCTCCTCAGACTGGTACTACAGATTATTATTTACTATATTTGGAGGGAACGTAACGAGAGGGTTCACAACCATCTCTCGAAACCGGTGGAACACATTGTTCATTTGGTTGACAAAACGGTTCACAACCGTATCATGTCAACTAAATATTTCTTGAAGCCGCGATTACAAGGTTTACGCGGTTTGATGAGTAGGTGGTTCGAAGCTCACACTACATAATTTGAGACTGTAATCTTATTCATTCATCTATGTAACGattgttgagaaaaaaaaacctctTAGGAttgtacatatattatttttacattgaataataaatttgaaatttcatcaagaaaaatatttatctatttgaTTTCTAATTATTAGTAACATATATTTCTGGCGTGGTTTTTAATGAACTACTTTaagtttcttttaatttttattaccaatatctattaaaaatatataacaatatatttaaaaattatacaaaatattttcattttaagtAAATTTGTTTctaactatataaaaataaaattcatatttttatttaaagtataattatgatttttagttGAAAACCGAATAAATTAATATCTGAAAGTATTTAAATcgaaccaaacaaaaacaaatatagcgatagttaatttttataaaccaaataaatcaaataaatataatcataaCCGAGTCAAAATCAAAGCAAAACCCAAATTGAACACCTCTATTTAATTGTACAACTAACCTTTTTTCCTCCTACAATTAAAGAAGTCGCAACAGAATTTGACTAGGGTTTATTTGTCAGCGTCCTCTAGTTTAATTAGGTTTTTCCTAAAGAGAGGGCGAAACTCTCCcagacaccaaaaaaaaaagatggaggAACCGAGCCTCAGTGAGTTGCCAGATGATTTGATCTTGAAGATATTCTCATTGCTTCCGTTTTTCAAAGAGAGCGTTGCAACAAATCTCTTAGAAAAACGTTGCGAGGATCTCatgtttgatgatgatgataaatcACACGAGAGTTTAGTGAAATTCACGAGTTTTGCTTACGGATCTTTGTCGTTCAACAAGTCTCAAATTGTAGACATCAAGCTTAGCCGGAACTACTCAGCTTCAGACATCAGCTTTTTGCTTAAACTTGCGGTTAAGCGGTCAGTGAGAAGGCTAAGGATCCGGACGTTTGGAAAAACCCTAGAACTGCCGAGATGCTTGAGTATTTGCGTGACCCTAAAGTCATTGGTACTCTATGAAGTAAGGATCAAGGTTGTTCCTCCTTGCTTTCGTTTGCCATCACTCAAGAATCTGCACCTTTTATCGGTCAAGTTCTCAGTCCACGAGTCTCTTGAAAGGTTTCTAAAATCGTGCCATGATATTGAACACTTGGTTATACATAACGTGTTGTTCAAGACTGTTCTGCCTTGCCGTCTTTTGCCGTCACTCAAAAGCATGCGCCTTATTTCGACTAATTTCTGGGAAAACGAATCTGCTGCAAGTCTTTTGAGAATCTGTCCTGTTCTTAAAGATTTGGTTGTGGACCAGACCAAAGTATTCAGTAGTAACGTGTGTGCTTCTATCACTTGCAGTGCCCTAAAAACATTGATACTCGGTGGACTAACTATCaacgctgttccaccatcgTTTTCCATGCCATCACTCAAAGCTATGCAACTTTTGTCTGTTAAGTTCTCTGGAGGCGAATCAGTTTTAAGTCTTTTACAAAAATGCCCTGTTCTTGAGGATTTGGTTGTTAACCAAACACAAGTATTCGATAGTAATGAGTGTACTATGAGTAGTTGCAGAACATTAAAAAAGTTGACGCTCAGTGAACTAAGTATCAAGGCGGTTCCGCCTTGGTTTCGCTTGCCATCGCTCAAAACTCTGCACCTTTTATCGGTCAAGTTCTCGGGTGAAGAATCCATTGCAAGTTTCTTACCGGTTTGCCCTGTTCTCGAATGTTTGGTTGTGGACCGAACCAAAGACGACAGTGTGATGTTCGAGGACGTtccggtttggttttgtttgccATCACTCAAGAGTCTGCACCTTTTATCTGTTAAATTCTCGGACGAAGAATCTTTTTCCAAGCTTATAGAAAGATGCCCGGTTCTCGAAGATTTGGTTATAAACAACACCTTGGATGACAATGTGATGATATTCAACATCGATACACCTTCTTTGAGGAGCTTATCTATCGTTAACTCTATAAGAAAAAATCCCCACGTTATGGAAAAGCATGGGTTTGTGATAAATGCTCCTTCTTTGgagaaaataaactttaaagatACATTCAGTAACCTTCTAGTGTTTGAGCATATGCCAGCGGTGACCGAGGCTAATATCCAGGTTATTTGTGGCCAGTCTAAAAAGTTCATAGGATCTTTTACCTCAATCCGTCAACTATCTGTATGTTCTCTATCTTCAGAGGTAAGAAACTTTGTTACTCAAATAATGTAAAGAGCTCGAGATTCTCCTAGTATGTCTTATTATTTCAATATAGTAAACTATTGCATATTTCAATTGCAGACTCCATATCCTAGTGGCACTATCTTCCCTTATCTTGAACATCTAGAGCTATGTACATGTTCTGCGGGATGGGCCAATCTACTTGTTTGTATACTTAAAGACGCTCCAACACTCAGATATCTCAAGCTTAAGTCGGTATGTAGTATGGATCTTTTTCAGTAGTATGTTACATGAACAGTATAGTGACGACCTATAATACTAACACACGTAATGTTGCTCTCTCGTTTTCATCTCAGCAACATGGTGCCGATTACAATGATCCGATGAATTACTGGAACAAACCAACAGCTGTTCCAGAATGTTTATCAACGCATCTCGAGATCATGGAATGGAGACAATATGAAGGCACAGAGGAAGTGATGAACGTGGCTGCTTACATACTAGCAAACGCAAGATGTTTAAAGACGGCTACGTTCTCAACAAGATGTGGAGACAAACATCACAGCATGCTCAGAGAGTTAAGGAGTCTGAAGAGAGGTTCAGATACATGTCAATTATTGTTTGACTAAACTTTTATGTGATGTGGAGTGGTGTGTTTCTTCTAGAAGACACATATGATTCTTTAGGTTTCTTCTGTCCTTGTCTCTGactttattttagtttttttttatgggttttatttTCCGAATCTACAGATCTTCTTCATTTAGTAAAAACAGAGCGTTTTTTTTCTATCAAGTTCTCAAGTCAAGACATTCTTATCCTTTCTTtgtcaagtaaaaaaaaaaattcctatggggatcaaaatctagtttaaccATTATATATAccaattacaaataaaaatactgTATTACTCATGTTTATAAATTGATGACTAGTGATTGACATACATTACTTTGAATCTAACTCTTAATGAGAATAATAATATGAGAATGCAGCACAAAAAATGACCCGTAGATTATTCTATACACGAGTGTAATCCAGTTTTCCTAGTAACCAACATTACCATACACACCATCCGTCGATCGATAActtgtaatatatatacaaacccAAGAGTGAAGGAGGAGAGGATCATAGTCTGAGATAGGTTTTAATCATGGTGGCTCCGGTTGGATCAGAGACCAGGTGATTAATAAGACCTTTTCTTAAATTGTTTGGTGCAATGACGAACATGTACAAAGCAAAAGGAACCAAATCTCCTGATGTTAATGTTGATCCTAGAAACCCTTGCCACATCCTGagcaaaaaaaaggaaacaaaaacatCAGTTTTCTTGATTATTTAAATCAAAGGATCAGTGGATGCCTTAACCATTTTGGAAGGCGGAAGAAAGTGTGGAAGAAGCTCCTAATGCCTCCGATATCGAGTTGGACTATGAGTGCAAGGCCGAAGAGAAAGAATGCTCTTTGTCGTTTCCTTTCTTGTGGCCATAAAGTATCCCAAGCTGCCCAACAAAAAATgtaagtttattaaaaaaaaaggttttcaaGAAATTGTCTGAAAGTTTAATTACCTTGTCTTGAAATATTGCTGTTGATGTGTTTGGTTAAGGAAGTAGTGGACTCGTGTTTTAGTATATCCGCGATGACTGATGCGTATGTTGGAGCTTCAGACAAAGATCTCACAACTGAATAGCCTGTTATAATTTTTGAGAGAAAGTTGTCAGTGCGTAGTGACTGCGTACTAAAAGATGTTGAATAACAAGAACTCAAAAGTTAAAGGATTTGTTCTTACTATACCTGTGGCGGGATGTACCATGCTAGCAGCAGCACCAAAGGCGAGATTCTTTTGTTCAGTGTTTGGCAAGGAACCACCTACCGGGATATAAGACCATTCCTGTAATTAACAAAAGTTTTTCACTCTAGTTTCAACAAAGTCAAAGCTCttacttttttctttgtatatatttatttacctcTTCATAAGTCTTTAGAATTCGGATTCCGAGTGTATCTAATCTCAACATGAGTTTCTTTTTAAGCAAATCAAAGGGCATGACATCTTTTGAGGCCAGACATGTCTCCTGCAAGTGATTCTTTATCTGATGAGCAACAgactttaattatttttgcgTGAGAAAGGAGAGAGAAAGAACCTCAAAGAACACTCTTGTCTTTGTCATAGGCATGGCGTAAAGAAACGTTGGATACTCAGCTTCCAAGCTCCGAGCTTTCTGGTTCGTATAATCTCTGTAGTCCATAAAAACCATCTGCTCTGGATCATATGGACTGTTTTCCACCTAATAGAGTTTTCAAATTAAACAGTCTCAAATTTATTCATCCGTAATGATTATATTAAGAATTACACTGGAACATATCATTTTCATACTGTACCTCAACCTCCACGCCGTATGCAGTTTGAACACAGACTCTAGGCCCTCCGAGTTCGTATTGCAAGAGCTTCCCCGAAGCTGCTCCAGAAGCAACAGTGGCAAGCCTGCAGGGAACAACGGTGTTTCTTTCACAGGAAACGAGCCTAAGGCCATCGGGAGCTTCTGTTATGCTCTCAACTTTTGAGCTAAGATACGAGACACCTGACTCGGCACACCTATGAAAAAAGAACATTAATAAACGGATAATCAGGAGATGAACAATAATAGCTAGTGAAACCATTCGTTACCTCCTCAAGAGCTCCTCGTGAAGTAACCTTCGACTAACTCTTCCATAAGCACGACCAATTGTAATGGGATTGTTATCGTCTAGATAGACAATAGTATCTCTCCATACATGCTCAATACATTTTTGCAACCCAAGATCTATTACAACAAACACAAACTAGTTATTTACATTTGACCATGAAGACAAATGGAtcattgattctttttttaaataataattaccGTTGAATTCATCTTCCCAAACACCGTAGTTGTTAGTGAAAGGAAGGTCCGGACCAATGAGTCCAACTTTTAGACCTAACTTAGCTGATTCAGCAGCCAAGGCTAAACCAGCAGGACCGCAACCAATAACCACTAGGTCCAAAGCACCATCACCAATTGATATAAGAGGTAACTGcaattaaatcaaatataaGACAAAAAAgctttaaaacacacacacataaactGTTTCTTCCTAAACAAGTCATCGAACTGACCTTATCAACGAGCTTGGACTGTTCTTCATCCATGTCTTTGTTCTGCTGCATTTGAACGAACGTAATCTCCGAGCCACCAGCCTTCACGAAATCTTCCTCGTCGGCGTAATCCTCCCTCACCGCAACGCAGCTCTCACTACCACCGGAGCCTCCGCCGCCGCTAGCTCTGACGACTCTACACAAACCACGCCGAAGATTCCTGAAACTGTATCTTTTGACCAGCGGAAACCTCCTCCGAGAAGACGGGAAAGCTGTGACCGTCATTGCAGCGAAATTGCGAGCACCAACACACTCCATTTTACAAGTTAAGcgagaagaagacgaagaaactCTCTTCACACCATTGTTGCGCTGTTCTATTGAAGTATAAGTAGCAAGGGAAGGAATCTGGCTTTTTCTTTCTTCGTTATGTTTCCTTTTCACAGTGACTTGGAAAAGGGCTTTAGAGAGACGAGAGGACGATAACAAGGATAGAACCATAGGGACTCTATTCGCCACGTGTAATGATCTCATTCGTTAAGACGTGAACATGCTGCGTAAACGTACTTCGCCTACAAAAAAGAACACGTGTTAGTGATTTGATTCGCTCGTGCTAATGTACTTTTGgatacataaaaattaaaaaggacTGGACTACAATGACGTGTATTGTTGGGCTATATAAAGAACAGGCCTAACATTTGGTActaataaatgtatttaatgTAAGAACCTGTATTGTTGGACTAACCCAAATCCCATTTGAGTTTTGGTAATGTTAACTAGGAGTACTATATCTttgagatttttattattttcaaataaacttttggaagatttttattgttttgttataaGGTTTAAGTCCGTATAAATTGATGGGATTCAGTTTCATGTAAaagaaatatgtaaataataaatcatcCAGAAGAATCtgctttgtctttttttttttagattaacaTTCGCTCTTGACAAAAGGTAACAAACATATGATTCTCTGACATGCTATGATAATCAcgaaaaacaaagaagaaacgtATACGCATACTACGAGTATTAGCAAATGACAACTTGGCATGAGGTAGAGAGTCTTGTAAAGTTAAGGAGTTGCTCAACAATGACAGAATCTTCCTGCATGTGTTTCTGTAATTACCTAAGCACAATGTGAATCTCTAGAAAGTAACTCATCAGATTCAGTTTCATTTCATCATCTCTGTCGCCCTCTTCTGCCAAGACGAGTAGACGACCATTAAGTGTTAACATACTCTGGGGATGTTAGACACCCCATGGGGTCCAGGGAAAGATACTTCTAACTCCCTCCTCATATGGACGTATACTAACTCCCAAAAGATAAGACATGTTAGATACGGGCAGCTCTCAAGAAAAGACAGGCTACATTTTCCACATATTACAGAACAAAGGTAGTGGATGACATCTACATGACCTCCAAGAGTATGGGAGAAGATGTTCATAGCTTTGACACACAAGATCCCAAAATGAGAGAATCAtttggaagaggttttgtgtaGTCATTAAGCTTATAGTCTGTAGGCTTTATCTTttgtaaaaagaataaaattttactattgCTAAAAGATACATAACTAAAACATACAATGAATCCCAATTTCAAACATTGACTGCGCagtaagaaaatacaaaacaaagaagacacccaagtaaaaacaaaattaaaaacaacacaaaaaattcagaaaatttactAGGTTCTGTAATATAGAGTCAAAGCTTTATACTATATGATTAATAATCTCTGAAAAAATacatgttttcttcttcttctaaccaTTGGGATCAATGGTACCTTTCGTCAGAGACTTGGAGAGTCTCAATGCCTTTGACAGCAGAATCGTAATGTTTCCTAGTGGAAGAAGATCTCTTCCTTTCAGACGATGAAGAAACCATCCCAGAGTTTCTTAATCCACTTCCCGTACGGCTTCTCTGTAGCTCCTCAGACGTCACTCTCCTCGATGATCCTGCTGACTGTCCGAACAGCGACGAGCTTGGCatctgtcaaaaaaaaaagagcttttAGATGATTGCTTGTAtccaacaaagaaaaaaacagagcaaatgTTTTCATAATAATACCATTGGAGCTCTAACAGCAGCTGATGACAAGTTGCCAGAGTTCTCGAGAGCTCCTGACGTTCTCCTTCT is part of the Raphanus sativus cultivar WK10039 unplaced genomic scaffold, ASM80110v3 Scaffold2296, whole genome shotgun sequence genome and encodes:
- the LOC130505460 gene encoding putative FBD-associated F-box protein At5g56560; this encodes MEEPSLSELPDDLILKIFSLLPFFKESVATNLLEKRCEDLMFDDDDKSHESLVKFTSFAYGSLSFNKSQIVDIKLSRNYSASDISFLLKLAVKRSVRRLRIRTFGKTLELPRCLSICVTLKSLVLYEVRIKVVPPCFRLPSLKNLHLLSVKFSVHESLERFLKSCHDIEHLVIHNVLFKTVLPCRLLPSLKSMRLISTNFWENESAASLLRICPVLKDLVVDQTKVFSSNVCASITCSALKTLILGGLTINAVPPSFSMPSLKAMQLLSVKFSGGESVLSLLQKCPVLEDLVVNQTQVFDSNECTMSSCRTLKKLTLSELSIKAVPPWFRLPSLKTLHLLSVKFSGEESIASFLPVCPVLECLVVDRTKDDSVMFEDVPVWFCLPSLKSLHLLSVKFSDEESFSKLIERCPVLEDLVINNTLDDNVMIFNIDTPSLRSLSIVNSIRKNPHVMEKHGFVINAPSLEKINFKDTFSNLLVFEHMPAVTEANIQVICGQSKKFIGSFTSIRQLSVCSLSSETPYPSGTIFPYLEHLELCTCSAGWANLLVCILKDAPTLRYLKLKSQHGADYNDPMNYWNKPTAVPECLSTHLEIMEWRQYEGTEEVMNVAAYILANARCLKTATFSTRCGDKHHSMLRELRSLKRGSDTCQLLFD
- the LOC108844261 gene encoding lycopene epsilon cyclase, chloroplastic encodes the protein MECVGARNFAAMTVTAFPSSRRRFPLVKRYSFRNLRRGLCRVVRASGGGGSGGSESCVAVREDYADEEDFVKAGGSEITFVQMQQNKDMDEEQSKLVDKLPLISIGDGALDLVVIGCGPAGLALAAESAKLGLKVGLIGPDLPFTNNYGVWEDEFNDLGLQKCIEHVWRDTIVYLDDNNPITIGRAYGRVSRRLLHEELLRRCAESGVSYLSSKVESITEAPDGLRLVSCERNTVVPCRLATVASGAASGKLLQYELGGPRVCVQTAYGVEVEVENSPYDPEQMVFMDYRDYTNQKARSLEAEYPTFLYAMPMTKTRVFFEETCLASKDVMPFDLLKKKLMLRLDTLGIRILKTYEEEWSYIPVGGSLPNTEQKNLAFGAAASMVHPATGYSVVRSLSEAPTYASVIADILKHESTTSLTKHINSNISRQAWDTLWPQERKRQRAFFLFGLALIVQLDIGGIRSFFHTFFRLPKWMWQGFLGSTLTSGDLVPFALYMFVIAPNNLRKGLINHLVSDPTGATMIKTYLRL
- the LOC130505463 gene encoding casein kinase 1-like protein 12, whose protein sequence is MDRYGGEEDGGRPPMDSSRRRTSGALENSGNLSSAAVRAPMMPSSSLFGQSAGSSRRVTSEELQRSRTGSGLRNSGMVSSSSERKRSSSTRKHYDSAVKGIETLQVSDERYH